A stretch of the Deinococcus carri genome encodes the following:
- a CDS encoding metalloregulator ArsR/SmtB family transcription factor → MKATTFSALAEPNRLHIVELLARQPLTIGELAAHLQIRQPQVSKHVRVLSEAGIVEVEAVANRRVCTLRAEPFEELDDWLHTYRQLWEDRFDRLGDYLQQLQHDASDTSPTDTADTSIHPDQEESP, encoded by the coding sequence TTGAAGGCCACCACATTCAGTGCTCTGGCCGAACCAAATCGTCTGCATATCGTCGAGCTGCTGGCCCGGCAGCCCCTGACCATCGGTGAACTCGCCGCCCATCTCCAGATACGTCAGCCCCAGGTGTCCAAGCACGTTCGCGTCCTGAGCGAGGCGGGCATCGTCGAGGTCGAGGCGGTCGCCAACCGGCGCGTCTGCACCCTGCGGGCCGAGCCTTTCGAGGAACTCGATGACTGGCTGCACACCTACCGGCAGCTCTGGGAAGACCGCTTCGACCGGCTCGGCGACTACCTGCAACAGCTTCAGCACGACGCCAGCGACACTTCACCGACGGATACGGCAGACACGTCCATCCACCCCGACCAGGAGGAATCCCCATGA
- a CDS encoding SRPBCC domain-containing protein, giving the protein MTGTAASPMVSRVEAGKVLVLERIFPAPRALIFDAFTQAEHLRRWWGPRGWEVPFCTVDLRPGGKWHYCMKCVDRNQGEFYGMESWGLGIYQEIEAPERLVYTDYFSDADANINENMPPTLVTLTFEEVEGGTKVTSRASYGSEEALKTVLEMGMLQGVTETWDRLAEYLDSPQD; this is encoded by the coding sequence ATGACCGGCACCGCAGCGTCCCCGATGGTTTCGAGAGTCGAAGCAGGCAAAGTTCTCGTCCTTGAGCGCATTTTCCCGGCACCGCGCGCCCTGATCTTCGATGCGTTCACCCAGGCCGAGCATCTCCGCCGGTGGTGGGGACCCCGTGGCTGGGAAGTTCCCTTCTGCACCGTCGACCTGCGCCCCGGCGGCAAGTGGCACTACTGCATGAAATGCGTGGACAGGAATCAGGGTGAGTTTTACGGCATGGAATCCTGGGGTCTGGGGATCTATCAGGAGATCGAAGCTCCGGAACGCCTCGTCTACACGGATTATTTCTCGGACGCGGACGCCAACATCAACGAGAACATGCCGCCCACCCTGGTGACCCTGACGTTCGAGGAAGTCGAGGGCGGAACGAAAGTGACCAGCCGTGCCAGCTACGGTTCCGAGGAAGCTCTGAAGACCGTTCTGGAGATGGGCATGTTGCAGGGCGTGACCGAGACGTGGGATCGCCTGGCCGAGTATCTGGACTCGCCGCAGGACTGA